In Brachypodium distachyon strain Bd21 chromosome 2, Brachypodium_distachyon_v3.0, whole genome shotgun sequence, one genomic interval encodes:
- the LOC100827066 gene encoding probable E3 ubiquitin-protein ligase ZFP1 isoform X1 has protein sequence MAYRMVCTPQVIDLESDRGHPHVLSDSSNRNVNELSDQGGQHAVRVVGNAWNVGSSDMRGYYNMNMNHPHQPVHNSLPNLGVDSGFVFPSSMYNPCMSTSMNRYASHPQNFGLPLNQVGPGSMDESSRNENVIEAAGGFVKRKNVAVAGSCHFVNGFGSSSSSSQASQNPTHMQWDPSFESNGLPNVTSFNPSEYPSHSPWASVEGSSITATNGFSSVSAHPESAQHGNYTFPSSHASPCFQPASNTWVSQAANGIAEGVPQWAYFNAMTSVPGRYVHLGPTEIANGGFHEYQNGPSTICQGPLPYFHQHAVHTMLAHNPLDHTRMQVPYQQCHNNGVLHTGVNHPGNRLHLGPRTPVLISNSERTFGPPQHPFLANPVNHRNIRVLPPLQRGTIMDFSRLYEVSNVVDEHRDMRLDIDSMTYEELLALEEHIGDVNTGLAKSHIVDKLNTSLYVAGTSCVSDQSSESSTQGDACIICQEEYRSEDCIGILDCGHRYHAECIKQWLTVKNLCPICKTTALSAGRRSG, from the exons ATGGCATATCGAATGGTATGCACTCCCCAAGTCATTGATCTTGAATCTGATCGAGGGCATCCTCATGTTCTTTCTGATAGTTCAAATCGCAATGTGAATGAGTTATCCGACCAAGGTGGTCAGCATGCTGTCAGAGTTGTAGGAAATGCATGGAATGTTGGTTCCTCTGATATGCGGGGTTACTACAATATGAACATGAATCATCCACATCAGCCTGTTCATAATTCTCTGCCAAATTTAGGTGTTGATTCAGGTTTTGTCTTTCCATCAAGTATGTACAACCCCTGCATGTCCACATCTATGAACAGATATGCCTCTCATCCTCAGAACTTCGGATTGCCTTTAAATCAAGTTGGTCCAGGAAGTATGGATGAAAGTAGCAGAAATGAAAATGTCATTGAAGCGGCTGGAGGATTCGTTAAGAGGAAAAATGTTGCAGTTGCAGGAAGTTGTCATTTTGTTAATGGATTTGGAAGCTCAAGCTCATCCTCTCAGGCATCTCAGAATCCTACACATATGCAATGGGATCCTTCTTTTGAGTCAAATGGTTTGCCTAACGTCACATCATTCAACCCATCAGAATATCCTAGTCACAGCCCTTGGGCCTCCGTCGAAGGATCTTCCATTACTGCAACTAATGGGTTCAGTTCGGTGTCTGCTCACCCAGAATCAGCACAGCATGGTAATTATACATTTCCATCAAGTCATGCCAGTCCGTGTTTTCAACCTGCCAGCAATACATGGGTGTCCCAAGCTGCAAATGGCATTGCCGAAGGAGTACCACAGTGGGCATACTTCAATGCAATGACTAGTGTTCCAG GCAGATATGTGCATTTGGGGCCCACAGAAATAGCGAATGGAGGCTTCCATGAATATCAGAACGGCCCTTCAACCATTTGTCAAGGACCTTTACCATATTTTCATCAGCATGCTGTGCATACTATGCTAGCTCACAATCCGCTTGACCATACACGAATGCAAGTCCCTTACCAACAATGCCACAATAATGGTGTCTTACATACTGGGGTAAATCATCCTGGAAACCGGCTCCACTTGGGTCCAAGAACTCCTGTTCTCATCTCTAACTCTGAGCGCACTTTTGGGCCTCCACAGCATCCGTTCTTGGCGAATCCAGTTAATCATAGGAACATAAGAGTTCTGCCACCTCTG CAGCGTGGTACGATAATGGATTTTTCGAGATTGTATGAGGTGTCAAATGTTGTAGATGAGCATAGAGATATGCGATTAGATATAGACAGCATGACATATGAG GAGCTTTTAGCATTAGAGGAGCACATCGGAGATGTCAATACTGGTCTGGCCAAAAGCCACATCGTAGATAAATTGAATACTAGCTTATATGTGGCAGGAACATCCTGCGTGTCTGATCAATCATCTGAATCTTCCACGCAGGGTGATGCTTGCATAATATGCCAG GAGGAGTACCGGTCTGAAGACTGCATTGGAATCCTGGATTGTGGCCACAGATACCATGCGGAGTGCATAAAACAATGGCTGACGGTAAAGAACCTATGCCCCATCTGCAAGACAACAGCTTTGTCTGCCGGTAGAAGAAGTGGATAA
- the LOC100828393 gene encoding monothiol glutaredoxin-S5, translating into MYQAIPYGTARPWLRPAPSSAAEAAAAAVVVKMETMASSTEARDQDTRDVKRAVSESPVVVVGRRACCLSHVVKQLLQGLGVNPAVHEVADEAALAGLVPPGPGGGDEAAALPAVFVGGELLGGLDRLMAVHISGELVPILKKAGALWL; encoded by the coding sequence ATGTATCAGGCCATCCCCTACGGCACCGCTCGGCCGTGGCTCCGGCCAGCGCCCTCGTCCgctgcggaggcggccgccgccgccgtcgtcgtcaagATGGAGACGATGGCTTCGTCGACGGAGGCGCGCGATCAGGACACACGGGACGTGAAGAGGGCCGTGTCGGAGAGCCCGGTCGTGGTGGTGGGCCGGCGGGCCTGCTGCCTCAGCCACGTGGTGAAGCAGCTCCTGCAGGGGCTCGGGGTCAACCCCGCCGTGCACGAGGTTGCcgacgaggcggcgctcgcggGGCTCGTCCCGCCCGGCCCCGGCGGAGGGGATGAGGCCGCGGCGCTCCCGGCGGTGTTCGTCGGGGGGGAGCTCCTCGGCGGCCTCGATCGCCTCATGGCCGTCCacatctccggcgagctcgtgCCCATCCTCAAGAAGGCCGGTGCCCTCTGGCTCTAA
- the LOC100827066 gene encoding probable E3 ubiquitin-protein ligase ZFP1 isoform X2 yields the protein MAYRMVCTPQVIDLESDRGHPHVLSDSSNRNVNELSDQGGQHAVRVVGNAWNVGSSDMRGYYNMNMNHPHQPVHNSLPNLGVDSGFVFPSSMYNPCMSTSMNRYASHPQNFGLPLNQVGPGSMDESSRNENVIEAAGGFVKRKNVAVAGSCHFVNGFGSSSSSSQASQNPTHMQWDPSFESNGLPNVTSFNPSEYPSHSPWASVEGSSITATNGFSSVSAHPESAQHGNYTFPSSHASPCFQPASNTWVSQAANGIAEGVPQWAYFNAMTSVPGRYVHLGPTEIANGGFHEYQNGPSTICQGPLPYFHQHAVHTMLAHNPLDHTRMQVPYQQCHNNGVLHTGVNHPGNRLHLGPRTPVLISNSERTFGPPQHPFLANPVNHRNIRVLPPLRGTIMDFSRLYEVSNVVDEHRDMRLDIDSMTYEELLALEEHIGDVNTGLAKSHIVDKLNTSLYVAGTSCVSDQSSESSTQGDACIICQEEYRSEDCIGILDCGHRYHAECIKQWLTVKNLCPICKTTALSAGRRSG from the exons ATGGCATATCGAATGGTATGCACTCCCCAAGTCATTGATCTTGAATCTGATCGAGGGCATCCTCATGTTCTTTCTGATAGTTCAAATCGCAATGTGAATGAGTTATCCGACCAAGGTGGTCAGCATGCTGTCAGAGTTGTAGGAAATGCATGGAATGTTGGTTCCTCTGATATGCGGGGTTACTACAATATGAACATGAATCATCCACATCAGCCTGTTCATAATTCTCTGCCAAATTTAGGTGTTGATTCAGGTTTTGTCTTTCCATCAAGTATGTACAACCCCTGCATGTCCACATCTATGAACAGATATGCCTCTCATCCTCAGAACTTCGGATTGCCTTTAAATCAAGTTGGTCCAGGAAGTATGGATGAAAGTAGCAGAAATGAAAATGTCATTGAAGCGGCTGGAGGATTCGTTAAGAGGAAAAATGTTGCAGTTGCAGGAAGTTGTCATTTTGTTAATGGATTTGGAAGCTCAAGCTCATCCTCTCAGGCATCTCAGAATCCTACACATATGCAATGGGATCCTTCTTTTGAGTCAAATGGTTTGCCTAACGTCACATCATTCAACCCATCAGAATATCCTAGTCACAGCCCTTGGGCCTCCGTCGAAGGATCTTCCATTACTGCAACTAATGGGTTCAGTTCGGTGTCTGCTCACCCAGAATCAGCACAGCATGGTAATTATACATTTCCATCAAGTCATGCCAGTCCGTGTTTTCAACCTGCCAGCAATACATGGGTGTCCCAAGCTGCAAATGGCATTGCCGAAGGAGTACCACAGTGGGCATACTTCAATGCAATGACTAGTGTTCCAG GCAGATATGTGCATTTGGGGCCCACAGAAATAGCGAATGGAGGCTTCCATGAATATCAGAACGGCCCTTCAACCATTTGTCAAGGACCTTTACCATATTTTCATCAGCATGCTGTGCATACTATGCTAGCTCACAATCCGCTTGACCATACACGAATGCAAGTCCCTTACCAACAATGCCACAATAATGGTGTCTTACATACTGGGGTAAATCATCCTGGAAACCGGCTCCACTTGGGTCCAAGAACTCCTGTTCTCATCTCTAACTCTGAGCGCACTTTTGGGCCTCCACAGCATCCGTTCTTGGCGAATCCAGTTAATCATAGGAACATAAGAGTTCTGCCACCTCTG CGTGGTACGATAATGGATTTTTCGAGATTGTATGAGGTGTCAAATGTTGTAGATGAGCATAGAGATATGCGATTAGATATAGACAGCATGACATATGAG GAGCTTTTAGCATTAGAGGAGCACATCGGAGATGTCAATACTGGTCTGGCCAAAAGCCACATCGTAGATAAATTGAATACTAGCTTATATGTGGCAGGAACATCCTGCGTGTCTGATCAATCATCTGAATCTTCCACGCAGGGTGATGCTTGCATAATATGCCAG GAGGAGTACCGGTCTGAAGACTGCATTGGAATCCTGGATTGTGGCCACAGATACCATGCGGAGTGCATAAAACAATGGCTGACGGTAAAGAACCTATGCCCCATCTGCAAGACAACAGCTTTGTCTGCCGGTAGAAGAAGTGGATAA
- the LOC100827377 gene encoding splicing factor U2af small subunit B, whose protein sequence is MAEHLASIFGTEKDRVNCPFYFKIGACRHGDRCSRIHNRPTISPTIVLMNMYQRPDMITPGVDAQGQPIDPRKMQEHFEDFYEDIFEELSKFGEIETLNVCDNLSDHMIGNVYVQFREEDQAAAAHTALQGRFYSGRLIIVDFSPVTDFREATCRQYEENTCTRGGHCNFMHVKQIGKDLRKKLFGRYRRSHRGRSRSPSPHHRRERRDRDDYRGRDDYRRGGGGGGGGRRGGSSRNERHDDGGRRRYGGSPPRRARSPVRENSEERRAKIEQWNREKEAK, encoded by the coding sequence ATGGCGGAGCACTTGGCTTCAATATTTGGTACGGAGAAAGATAGGGTGAACTGTCCATTTTACTTCAAGATTGGAGCTTGCCGTCATGGGGATCGCTGCTCTCGAATCCATAACAGGCCAACCATATCACCGACAATTGTGCTTATGAATATGTATCAGCGCCCTGATATGATTACTCCTGGGGTTGATGCTCAAGGCCAGCCAATTGATCCCCGCAAGATGCAGGAGCATTTTGAAGATTTCTATGAGGATATCTTTGAGGAACTGAGCAAGTTTGGCGAGATCGAGACCCTCAACGTCTGTGATAACCTTTCTGATCACATGATCGGCAATGTTTATGTCCAGTTCAGGGAGGAAGATCAGGCTGCAGCAGCTCATACAGCCCTTCAGGGTCGATTTTACTCTGGCCGTCTAATAATTGTTGACTTCTCCCCTGTGACTGACTTCCGTGAAGCGACCTGCAGGCAGTATGAGGAGAATACCTGCACTCGTGGCGGACACTGCAATTTCATGCATGTGAAACAGATAGGTAAGGATCTCAGGAAAAAACTCTTTGGGCGTTACAGAAGGTCGCACCGAGGAAGGAGCCGCAGCCCAAGCCCACACCACAGGAGAGAGCGTCGTGACCGTGATGACTATCGAGGCCGTGATGATTAccgccgtggtggtggtggtggtggcggtggacgGAGGGGTGGGAGCAGCAGGAACGAAAGGCATGATGATGGAGGAAGGCGTAGGTACGGGGGCAGCCCCCCAAGGCGGGCAAGAAGCCCTGTCAGGGAGAACAGCGAAGAGCGTAGAGCCAAGATCGAACAGTGGAATCGTGAAAAGGAGGCGAAGTAA
- the LOC100825505 gene encoding WUSCHEL-related homeobox 7: MASPNRQTWPSMFRSKHASQLWQSQPDMSSSPPSLVSGSTAGRTFKSPFSGPEERNTDPKPRWNPRPEQIRILEALFNSGMANPPRDEIPRIRMKLQEYGPVGDANVFYWFQNRKSRSKNKLLRAAGSGAASRAGAAPARACAPAARQHAAASPYTTPQPKQQQLQAPHVSPTMMAPTSSSSSSSDRSSGSSKPVKPTTAAMDLLSPLAAACHQQMHYQPLGLGLQPATVSAPAATAALEEFVPTATDVEPIFLQYPQGHCLSAGELAAILGAQYMHAPVQQPAPAPASPAGMLLGLCNELAAGPTRSGAWIGAGGLGQHWPSGADQLGLGKSSETFNASAVATDVAHEDATKLGLLHYGFGLSSPPAVNAATTSAPTAVLPLPASSPETGAVTVASAAAAAAGLSNLFATTTAATSEAVTYSHLQEGEAEAADVGFAGTGVVPRGAAVVCIAGTNAVCNVPAGHLHVKTYFGEGAVLARFRSGRFEPLAVDASLGLTVEPLQHGDIYYCVLI, translated from the exons ATGGCCTCGCCGAACAGGCAGACTTGGCCGAGCATGTTCCGGTCCAAGCATGCCAGCCAGCTGTGGCAATCGCAGCCTGACATGAGCAGCTCGCCCCCCTCCCTCGTCTCCGGATCCACCGCCGGTCGCACCTTCAAGTCGCCCTTCTCAG GGCCCGAGGAGAGGAACACGGATCCGAAGCCGCGGTGGAACCCGCGGCCGGAGCAGATCCGGATCCTGGAGGCGCTGTTCAACTCCGGCATGGCGAACCCGCCGCGGGACGAGATCCCGCGCATCCGCATGAAGCTGCAGGAGTACGGCCCCGTCGGCGACGCCAACGTCTTCTACTGGTTCCAGAACCGCAAGTCCCGCTCCAAGAACAAGCTGCTACGCGCCGCAGGTTCCGGGGCCGCCtcccgcgccggcgcggcaCCCGCCAGGGCATGCGCACCGGCCGCGCGCCAGCACGCCGCGGCGTCGCCGTACACGACGCCCCAGCCCAAACAGCAGCAGTTGCAGGCGCCGCACGTCTCGCCTACGATGATGGCGCCAacgtcttcctcttcatcctcctcCGACCGCTCCTCCGGATCCAGCAAGCCGGTCAAGCCGAccacggcggccatggacctgctctcgccgctcgccgccgcttgTCACCAGCAGATGCACTACCAGccgctgggcctgggcctgcagCCTGCCACGGTGTCGGCTCCAGCTGCGACAGCAGCGTTGGAGGAGTTCGTGCCCACGGCCACGGACGTCGAGCCGATCTTCCTGCAGTACCCGCAAGGGCACTGCCTGTCGGCgggcgagctcgccgccaTCCTCGGCGCGCAGTACATGCACGCCCCAGTGCagcagcctgcgccggcgccggcatcaCCGGCGGGCATGCTCTTGGGCCTTTGCAACGAGCTGGCGGCAGGGCCCACCAGGAGCGGCGCATggatcggcgccggcgggcttGGCCAGCACTGGCCCAGCGGTGCCGATCAGCTCGGCCTCGGCAAGAGCAGTGAGACGTTCAACGCCTCGGCTGTTGCCACGGACGTGGCACACGAGGACGCCACGAAGCTTGGACTGCTCCATTACGGCTTTGGCCtcagctcgccgccggccgtaaATGCTGCTACTACCTCTGCGCCGACTGCTGTCTTGCCTCTTCCGGCTTCTTCGCCGGAGACCGGCGCCGTCACCGTTGCAAgtgcggccgctgccgctgctgggcTGAGCAATTTATTTGCGACGACGACTGCTGCTACTTCTGAAGCGGTCACCTACAGTCACTTGCAAG AAggagaagcagaagcagcggATGTTGGGTTCGCGGGGACGGGCGTTGTCCCGAGGGGCGCCGCGGTGGTGTGCATCGCGGGCACCAACGCCGTGTGCAACGTCCCGGCCGGGCACCTGCACGTCAAGACCTACTTCGGCGAGGGGGCCGTCCTTGCCCGTTTCAGGAGCGGGCGCTTCGAACCCTTGGCCGTCGACGCGTCGTTGGGACTGACCGTCGAGCCGCTCCAGCACGGTGACATCTACTATTGCGTGCTGATATAA
- the LOC100826758 gene encoding ras-related protein RABA1f — MAVAYRAEEEYDYLFKVVLIGDSGVGKSNLLSRFARDEFSLDTRSTIGVEFATKTVQVDGKLVKAQIWDTAGQERYRAITSAYYRGAVGALVVYDVTRHITFENAERWLAELRDHTDANIVVMLVGNKADLRHLRAVPPEEARAFAERHRTFSMETSALESTNVEGAFTEVLGEIYRVVSKKALDIGDDPAAPPRGKTINVGAAKDEVSPVNTGGCCSA; from the exons atggcgGTGGCGTAccgcgcggaggaggagtacGACTACTTGTTCAAGGTGGTTCTGATCGGGGACAGCGGCGTGGGCAAGTCCAACCTGCTGTCGCGGTTCGCGAGGGACGAGTTCAGCCTCGACACCAGGTCCACCATCGGCGTCGAGTTCGCCACCAAGACCGTCCAAGTCGATGGCAAGCTCGTCAAGGCGCAGATCTGGGACACCGCCGGCCAAGAAAG GTACAGAGCCATCACGAGCGCCTACTACCGGGGCGCGGTGGGCGCGCTGGTGGTGTACGACGTGACGCGGCACATCACGTTCGAGAACGCGGAGCGGTGGCTGGCGGAGCTCCGCGACCACACGGACGCCAACATCGTGGTGATGCTGGTGGGGAACAAGGCGGACCTGCGGCACCTGAGGGCCGTGCCGCCAGAGGAGGCCAGGGCATTCGCGGAGCGGCACCGCACATTCTCCATGGAGACCTCCGCGCTGGAGTCCACCAACGTGGAGGGCGCCTTCACGGAGGTGCTCGGCGAGATCTACCGCGTCGTCAGCAAGAAGGCGCTCGACATCGGCGAcgaccccgccgcgccgcccaggGGCAAGACCATCAACGTGGGCGCCGCCAAGGATGAAGTCTCTCCGGTGAACACGGGGGGTTGCTGCTCGGCTTAA
- the LOC104583313 gene encoding uncharacterized protein LOC104583313 has translation MAPDQPWHGLETPCDDSDQALFAAAARVTIGNGRTAVFWDSTWLGASPLRFAFPALYALSRRKQRSVAQALSGNQWVHDLRPSIEPTVLTEFISAWTLIANTPPLRPDVPDSIRWALTDNGTYSSKSTYLLHFLGRISAPLSSPGSSR, from the coding sequence ATGGCGCCCGACCAGCCTTGGCACGGCTTGGAGACCCCCTGCGACGACTCGGATCAGGcgctcttcgccgccgccgcccgggtcACCATCGGCAATGGGCGCACGGCCGTCTTTTGGGACTCTACTTGGCTGGGCGCCTCTCCGCTCCGTTTTGCCTTCCCCGCCCTCTACGCCCTCTCCCGCCGGAAGCAACGTTCGGTGGCTCAGGCGCTTTCGGGGAATCAATGGGTACACGACCTTCGGCCGTCCATCGAGCCCACTGTGCTTACGGAGTTTATCAGCGCTTGGACGTTGATCGCGAACACCCCTCCGCTTCGTCCTGATGTTCCGGACTCTATCCGTTGGGCactcaccgacaatggcacctATTCCTCCAAGTCCACCTACCTGCTCCATTTCCTCGGTAGAATCAGCGCCCCGCTCTCTTCGCCTGGCTCCTCTCGCTAA